The following coding sequences are from one Gossypium hirsutum isolate 1008001.06 chromosome A12, Gossypium_hirsutum_v2.1, whole genome shotgun sequence window:
- the LOC121203292 gene encoding chaperone protein ClpC1, chloroplastic — MSMVALEEYGTNLTKLAEEGKLVPVVGRQDQIERVMQILGRRTKNNPCLIGEPGVGKTAIAEGLAQRIASGDIPETIEGKMLCLLYNNYWFIYYL, encoded by the exons ATGTCAATGGTAGCACTTGAGGAATATGGAACCAACTTGACTAAGCTGGCTGAGGAG GGTAAATTGGTTCCTGTTGTTGGGAGGCAGGATCAAATAGAACGTGTTATGCAAATACTGGGTAGACGAACCAAAAACAACCCGTGTCTTATTGGAGAACCTGGTGTTGGTAAAACAGCAATTGCTGAAGGTCTTGCTCAACGTATTGCTAGTGGTGATATTCCTGAAACAATAGAGGGGAAAATGTTGTGTCTTCTCTACAATAATTActggtttatttattatttgtga